The Stenotrophomonas maltophilia genome includes a region encoding these proteins:
- the carA gene encoding glutamine-hydrolyzing carbamoyl-phosphate synthase small subunit produces the protein MTQAAILVLEDGTVFEGESVGAPGLSVGEVVFNTAMTGYQEVLTDPSYARQMVTLTYPHIGNTGMTDQDNEASKVWSAGLIVRDVPRRPSNWRSQVSLQDWLIQRGVVAIAGIDTRKLTRILREKGAQNGALMAGDIDVEKALEAARKFPGLKGMDLAKVVTTEKTYTWTEGQLDLDANAFVSVPAKYKVVAYDFGVKTNILRMLAERGCEVTVVPAQTPAAEVLALKPDGVFLSNGPGDPEPCDYAIEAIKTFIDVKIPTFGICLGHQLLGLASGAQTMKMGHGHHGANHPVQDLDSGRVMITSQNHGFAIDEATLPPTLRVTHRSLFDGTNQGVARTDVPAFSFQGHPEASPGPTDVGPLFDRFVVLMEQAKA, from the coding sequence GTGACCCAAGCCGCAATCCTCGTCCTCGAAGACGGCACCGTATTCGAGGGCGAATCCGTAGGCGCGCCCGGCCTGTCCGTCGGTGAGGTGGTGTTCAACACCGCCATGACCGGCTACCAGGAAGTATTGACCGACCCGTCCTACGCCCGGCAGATGGTCACGCTGACCTATCCGCATATCGGCAACACCGGCATGACCGACCAGGACAATGAAGCGTCCAAGGTGTGGTCGGCCGGCCTGATCGTGCGCGATGTTCCCCGTCGCCCCAGCAACTGGCGCAGCCAGGTGTCGCTGCAGGACTGGCTGATCCAGCGTGGCGTGGTTGCCATCGCCGGCATCGACACCCGCAAGCTGACCCGCATCCTGCGCGAGAAGGGCGCGCAGAACGGTGCGCTGATGGCCGGCGACATCGACGTGGAAAAGGCACTGGAAGCCGCCCGCAAGTTCCCGGGGCTAAAGGGCATGGATCTGGCCAAGGTCGTTACTACCGAGAAGACCTACACCTGGACCGAGGGCCAGCTGGACCTGGATGCCAATGCCTTCGTCAGCGTGCCGGCCAAGTACAAGGTCGTGGCCTACGATTTCGGCGTGAAGACCAACATCCTGCGCATGCTGGCCGAGCGCGGCTGCGAAGTGACCGTGGTGCCCGCGCAGACCCCGGCCGCCGAAGTGCTGGCGCTGAAGCCGGACGGCGTGTTCCTGTCCAACGGCCCGGGTGACCCGGAACCGTGCGACTACGCCATCGAAGCGATCAAGACCTTCATCGACGTGAAGATCCCGACCTTCGGCATCTGCCTTGGCCACCAGCTGCTGGGCCTGGCCTCGGGCGCGCAGACCATGAAGATGGGCCACGGCCACCACGGTGCCAACCACCCGGTGCAGGACCTGGACAGCGGCCGGGTGATGATCACCTCGCAGAACCACGGCTTCGCGATCGATGAAGCGACCCTGCCGCCGACCCTGCGCGTGACCCACCGCTCGCTGTTCGATGGCACCAACCAGGGCGTGGCCCGCACCGACGTGCCGGCGTTCTCGTTCCAGGGCCATCCGGAAGCGTCGCCGGGCCCGACCGATGTCGGCCCGCTGTTCGACCGCTTCGTGGTGCTGATGGAGCAGGCCAAGGCGTGA
- the carB gene encoding carbamoyl-phosphate synthase large subunit, whose amino-acid sequence MPKRTDLKTILIIGAGPIVIGQACEFDYSGAQACKALRDEGYRVVLVNSNPATIMTDPEMADAVYIEPINWQTVEKIIAKEKPDALLPTMGGQTALNCALDLADHGVLEKYNVELIGAKREAIRMAEDRELFRVAMGEIGLECPTAAVAHTLDEALEIQTRVGYPTIIRPSFTLGGSGGGIAYNREELVEIVSRGLELSPTTEVLVEESVLGWKEFEMEVVRDTADNCIIVCSIENLDPMGVHTGDSITVAPAQTLTDKEYQRLRDASIAVLRKIGVDTGGSNVQFGINPKTGRVVVIEMNPRVSRSSALASKATGFPIAKVAAKLAVGYTLDELKNEITGGLTPASFEPSIDYVVTKIPRFAFEKFPAADARLTTQMKSVGEVMAMGRTFQESVQKALRGLETGKVGFDPTGLDLGNEDDLQTLRRELKAPGPERLFFVADAFRAGMSVEEIYALSFIDHWFLDQIEEIIAAEADVAAGGIDALDAARLRKLKRAGFSDARLAQLTGTNEAAIRALRRAHKVRPVYKRVDSCAGEFSTGTAYLYSTYEDECEAAPSNRDKIMILGGGPNRIGQGIEFDYCCVHAALALREDGYETIMVNCNPETVSTDYDTSDRLYFEPLTLEDVLEIVELEQPKGVIVQYGGQTPLKLARALEANGVPVIGTSPDSIDLAEDRERFQQLVDKLGLKQPPNRIARNDQEALLLAREIGYPLVVRPSYVLGGRAMEIVYGEADLARYVRDAVKVSNDSPVLLDRFLDNAVECDVDIIADKEGNVLIGGVMEHIEEAGVHSGDSSCSLPPYSLSAETQAELRRQVVELAKALNVVGLMNTQFAIQTSDEGADTIYLLEVNPRASRTVPFVSKATGMPLAKIAARCMAGKSLAEQGATKEIVPDYYSVKEAIFPFAKFQGVDPILGPEMRSTGEVMGVGRSFNAAFARAQEAGGIKAPPVGKAFVSVRDPDKKRVLPVAKALLARGYSLVATRGTAAWLQQHGMDCEIINKVVEGRPHIVDSIKNGEIVYIVNTTEGRSAINDSFSIRREALQHRVTYSTTIAGAKALVDSLEFRGTGPVWSLQELHKELNA is encoded by the coding sequence ATGCCCAAGCGCACTGACCTCAAGACCATCCTCATCATCGGTGCTGGCCCGATCGTCATCGGCCAGGCCTGCGAGTTCGACTACTCCGGCGCCCAGGCCTGCAAGGCCCTGCGTGACGAGGGTTACCGCGTGGTGCTGGTCAACAGCAACCCGGCCACGATCATGACCGACCCGGAGATGGCCGATGCCGTCTACATCGAGCCGATCAACTGGCAGACGGTCGAGAAGATCATCGCCAAGGAAAAGCCCGATGCGCTGCTGCCGACCATGGGTGGCCAGACCGCGCTGAACTGCGCGCTGGACCTGGCCGACCACGGCGTGCTGGAGAAGTACAACGTCGAACTGATCGGCGCCAAGCGCGAAGCGATCCGCATGGCCGAAGACCGCGAGCTGTTCCGCGTGGCCATGGGTGAGATCGGCCTGGAATGCCCGACCGCCGCCGTCGCCCACACCCTGGACGAAGCGCTGGAGATCCAGACCCGCGTTGGCTACCCGACCATCATCCGCCCCAGCTTCACCCTGGGCGGCAGCGGTGGCGGCATCGCCTACAACCGCGAAGAGCTGGTCGAAATCGTCAGCCGCGGCCTGGAACTGTCGCCGACCACCGAAGTGCTGGTGGAAGAGTCGGTGCTGGGCTGGAAGGAGTTCGAGATGGAAGTGGTCCGCGATACCGCGGACAACTGCATCATCGTCTGCTCGATCGAAAACCTCGACCCGATGGGCGTGCATACCGGTGACTCGATCACCGTGGCCCCGGCGCAGACCCTGACCGACAAGGAATACCAGCGCCTGCGCGATGCCTCCATCGCCGTGCTGCGCAAGATCGGCGTCGATACCGGTGGCTCGAACGTGCAGTTCGGCATCAACCCGAAGACCGGCCGCGTGGTCGTCATCGAGATGAACCCGCGCGTGTCGCGTTCCTCGGCGCTGGCGTCCAAGGCCACCGGCTTCCCGATCGCCAAGGTCGCCGCCAAGCTGGCCGTGGGCTACACCCTGGACGAACTGAAGAACGAGATCACCGGCGGCCTGACCCCGGCCTCGTTCGAGCCGTCCATCGACTACGTCGTCACCAAGATCCCGCGCTTCGCCTTCGAGAAGTTCCCGGCCGCCGACGCCCGCCTGACCACCCAGATGAAGTCGGTGGGCGAGGTGATGGCGATGGGCCGCACCTTCCAGGAGTCGGTGCAGAAGGCCCTGCGTGGCCTGGAAACCGGCAAGGTCGGCTTCGACCCGACCGGCCTGGACCTGGGCAACGAAGACGACCTGCAGACCCTGCGCCGCGAACTGAAGGCACCGGGTCCGGAGCGCCTGTTCTTCGTCGCCGATGCATTCCGCGCCGGCATGAGCGTGGAAGAGATCTACGCGCTGTCGTTCATCGATCACTGGTTCCTGGACCAGATCGAGGAAATCATCGCTGCCGAAGCTGACGTCGCCGCCGGTGGCATCGACGCACTGGACGCCGCACGCCTGCGCAAGCTGAAGCGCGCCGGCTTCTCCGACGCACGCCTGGCGCAGCTGACCGGCACCAACGAAGCCGCCATCCGCGCGCTGCGTCGTGCGCACAAGGTGCGCCCGGTCTACAAGCGCGTGGACTCCTGTGCCGGTGAATTCTCCACCGGTACCGCCTACCTCTACTCGACCTACGAGGACGAGTGCGAGGCCGCGCCGAGCAACCGCGACAAGATCATGATCCTGGGCGGTGGCCCGAACCGCATCGGTCAGGGCATCGAGTTCGACTACTGCTGCGTGCATGCGGCACTGGCGCTGCGCGAGGATGGCTATGAAACCATCATGGTCAACTGCAACCCGGAAACCGTGTCGACCGACTACGACACCTCCGACCGCCTGTATTTCGAACCGCTGACCCTGGAAGACGTGCTGGAAATCGTCGAACTGGAACAGCCGAAGGGCGTGATCGTGCAGTACGGCGGCCAGACCCCGCTGAAGCTGGCGCGCGCGCTGGAAGCCAACGGCGTGCCGGTGATCGGTACCAGCCCGGATTCGATCGACCTGGCCGAGGACCGCGAGCGCTTCCAGCAGCTGGTCGACAAGCTGGGCCTGAAGCAGCCGCCGAACCGCATCGCCCGCAACGACCAGGAAGCGCTGCTGCTGGCCCGCGAGATCGGCTACCCGCTGGTGGTGCGCCCGAGCTACGTGCTGGGCGGCCGTGCGATGGAAATCGTCTACGGCGAAGCCGACCTGGCCCGCTACGTGCGCGACGCGGTGAAGGTGTCCAACGATTCGCCGGTGCTGCTGGACCGCTTCCTCGATAACGCCGTCGAGTGCGACGTCGACATCATCGCCGACAAGGAGGGCAACGTCCTGATCGGTGGCGTGATGGAGCACATCGAAGAAGCCGGCGTGCACTCGGGCGATTCCTCGTGCTCGCTGCCGCCGTACTCGCTGTCGGCTGAAACCCAGGCCGAGCTGCGCCGCCAGGTGGTGGAGCTGGCCAAGGCCCTGAACGTGGTCGGCCTGATGAACACCCAGTTCGCGATCCAGACCAGCGACGAAGGTGCCGACACCATCTACCTGCTGGAAGTGAACCCGCGTGCCTCGCGCACCGTGCCGTTCGTGTCCAAGGCCACCGGCATGCCGCTGGCCAAGATCGCGGCGCGCTGCATGGCCGGCAAGAGCCTGGCCGAGCAGGGCGCGACCAAGGAAATCGTGCCGGACTATTACTCGGTGAAGGAAGCGATCTTCCCGTTCGCCAAGTTCCAGGGCGTCGACCCGATCCTCGGGCCGGAGATGCGCTCCACCGGTGAGGTGATGGGCGTGGGCCGCAGCTTCAACGCCGCCTTCGCGCGTGCGCAGGAAGCCGGTGGCATCAAGGCACCGCCGGTCGGCAAGGCCTTCGTTTCGGTCCGCGATCCGGACAAGAAGCGCGTGCTGCCGGTGGCCAAGGCGCTGCTGGCGCGTGGCTACAGCCTGGTCGCGACCCGTGGCACCGCCGCGTGGCTGCAGCAGCACGGCATGGACTGCGAGATCATCAACAAGGTGGTCGAAGGCCGTCCGCACATCGTCGACTCGATCAAGAACGGCGAGATCGTCTACATCGTCAACACGACCGAAGGTCGTTCGGCGATCAACGACTCGTTCTCGATCCGTCGCGAGGCGCTGCAGCATCGCGTCACCTACTCGACCACCATTGCCGGCGCCAAGGCGCTGGTGGATTCACTGGAATTCCGCGGCACCGGCCCCGTCTGGTCGCTGCAGGAGCTGCACAAGGAGTTGAATGCATGA
- the greA gene encoding transcription elongation factor GreA: protein MRAPITMKGAQKLRDELDHLKSVKRPKVIAAIAEAREHGDLKENAEYHAAREEQGFIEGRIKQLEGELSHAEIIDVSKLNAGSKVVFGASVTLADVETDEEKKYQIVGDLEADIKQGLIAISSPVARAMIGKLEGDSIVIDAPAGQREYEIVSVSYVD, encoded by the coding sequence ATGAGAGCCCCCATCACGATGAAGGGCGCGCAGAAGCTGCGCGACGAACTGGATCACCTGAAGTCGGTCAAGCGCCCGAAGGTGATCGCGGCCATCGCCGAAGCGCGTGAGCATGGCGACCTGAAGGAGAATGCCGAGTACCACGCCGCGCGCGAGGAACAGGGCTTCATCGAAGGCCGCATCAAGCAGCTGGAAGGCGAGCTGTCGCACGCCGAGATCATCGACGTGAGCAAGCTCAATGCCGGCTCCAAGGTGGTGTTCGGCGCCAGCGTGACGCTGGCCGACGTGGAAACCGACGAAGAGAAGAAGTACCAGATCGTCGGTGACCTGGAGGCGGACATCAAGCAGGGCCTGATCGCGATTTCCTCGCCGGTGGCGCGCGCGATGATCGGCAAGCTGGAAGGTGATTCGATCGTGATCGACGCCCCGGCCGGCCAGCGCGAGTACGAGATCGTCAGCGTCAGCTACGTGGACTGA
- a CDS encoding DUF1176 domain-containing protein, whose product MHRTLLPALLGLALAPATHAATPEPKAGVQFQHNDWSLACDNTRTCRAAGYSPEQPGNLLSLMLERAGGPGTKVLARLRNGEDGESATPTGALRLRLNGKDLGPVRDTGDGDQVLLQQGQTDALVAALPRHARIDIIDGKGKAWPISDSGAAAVLLKMDEAQGRLGTPGALVRRGDKAEASVPAALPVPVIMRGTLVAPRASDAALANAPGLRKALIASLPKPDECGRLSEGGTDEIEIQRLDAQHVLASTSCFMGAYNFSSGYWVVQDKAPYQAKFVTSNAEDFDRDDATLRGRFRGRGIGDCYSGHDWAWDGARFVKSGEFTTGQCRGVAGGHWQLPTVVSTVR is encoded by the coding sequence ATGCATCGCACGCTCCTTCCCGCGCTGCTGGGCCTCGCCCTGGCCCCGGCCACCCACGCCGCCACGCCCGAACCGAAGGCCGGCGTGCAGTTCCAGCACAACGACTGGTCGCTGGCCTGCGACAACACCCGCACCTGCCGCGCCGCCGGCTACAGTCCAGAACAACCCGGCAATCTGCTCAGCCTGATGCTGGAACGCGCGGGCGGCCCGGGTACGAAGGTGCTCGCGCGGCTGCGCAATGGCGAGGATGGCGAAAGCGCGACGCCGACCGGGGCGCTGCGCCTGCGCCTGAACGGCAAGGACCTGGGCCCGGTGCGCGACACCGGCGACGGAGATCAAGTACTGCTGCAGCAGGGACAGACCGATGCGCTGGTCGCCGCGCTGCCGCGCCACGCACGCATCGACATCATCGACGGCAAGGGCAAGGCGTGGCCGATCTCCGACAGTGGTGCAGCGGCCGTACTGCTGAAGATGGACGAGGCCCAGGGCCGGCTGGGCACGCCCGGTGCGCTGGTGCGGCGTGGCGACAAGGCTGAAGCGAGCGTGCCTGCGGCGTTGCCGGTGCCAGTGATCATGCGCGGCACGCTGGTGGCACCGCGCGCCTCGGACGCGGCACTGGCGAACGCACCGGGCCTGCGCAAGGCACTGATCGCCAGCCTGCCGAAGCCGGATGAGTGCGGCCGCCTGAGCGAGGGTGGGACAGACGAGATCGAGATCCAGCGACTGGACGCCCAGCATGTACTGGCAAGCACCAGCTGCTTCATGGGTGCCTACAACTTCAGCAGCGGCTACTGGGTAGTGCAGGACAAGGCGCCGTACCAGGCGAAGTTCGTGACCTCCAACGCGGAGGACTTTGATCGCGATGACGCGACGCTGCGCGGGCGCTTCCGTGGACGCGGCATCGGTGACTGCTACTCCGGCCACGACTGGGCGTGGGATGGCGCGCGATTCGTGAAGAGCGGCGAGTTCACCACCGGGCAGTGCCGCGGCGTGGCGGGAGGGCATTGGCAGCTGCCGACCGTGGTCAGCACGGTGAGGTGA
- the recJ gene encoding single-stranded-DNA-specific exonuclease RecJ, with product MSLAADAAQPSSDTPMIRRRDAVVPGSWPDGTLPLLARLYASRGAGTPELALPKLGSLHAPELLTGIDDAVGLLIEAIANDKRILVVGDFDCDGATACAVGVRGLRMLGAQHVFHAVPNRMVHGYGLSPSLVEELAALQPDLLVTVDHGIACHAGVIAAKARGWQVLVTDHHLPGPQLPPADVIVDPNLDGDAFPSKSLAGVGVIFYVLMALRRHMREAGVFADGKGPDLTTLLDLVAVGTVADLVVLDPNNRALVSAGLRRLRAGQACVGLRALIEASGRDAARLTATDIGFALGPRLNAAGRLEDMALGIALLLTEDPRQAREIAQTLEQINSERRAVQQAMTDDAEQALTRVVLDMAGQRPVAACLFDADWHPGVVGLVASKMKDRLHRPVIAFAPAEPGADTLRGSARSIPGLHIRDALALVDARHPGLIERFGGHAMAAGLSMRLDHVDDFKAAFVAVVLEMLDPAALQQQVLSDGELAADELDHRHADALRLAGPWGQGFPEPLFDGHFEVANWRVLKERHLKLELRLPGVPGTINAIHFGGWHGNAPGRHVHLAYRLACDDYRGGSAIQLIIEHCLPA from the coding sequence ATGTCCCTTGCCGCCGATGCTGCGCAGCCGTCCTCTGATACGCCGATGATCCGCCGCCGCGATGCGGTCGTACCCGGCAGCTGGCCAGACGGCACGCTGCCACTGCTGGCGCGACTCTATGCCAGCCGCGGCGCCGGTACGCCAGAGCTGGCACTGCCGAAGCTGGGCAGCCTCCACGCGCCGGAGCTGCTGACCGGCATCGATGATGCGGTGGGTCTGCTGATCGAGGCCATCGCCAACGACAAGCGCATCCTGGTGGTCGGCGATTTCGATTGCGATGGCGCCACCGCCTGTGCGGTCGGCGTGCGGGGCCTGCGCATGCTCGGCGCGCAACACGTCTTCCACGCGGTGCCGAACCGCATGGTGCACGGCTACGGCCTGTCACCTTCTCTGGTGGAGGAGCTGGCCGCGCTGCAGCCGGACCTGCTGGTCACGGTCGACCACGGCATCGCCTGCCATGCGGGCGTGATCGCGGCCAAGGCGCGGGGCTGGCAGGTGCTGGTCACCGACCATCACCTTCCCGGGCCGCAGCTGCCGCCGGCCGATGTCATCGTCGATCCCAATCTCGACGGTGATGCGTTCCCCAGCAAATCGCTGGCCGGCGTCGGCGTGATCTTCTACGTGCTGATGGCCCTGCGCCGGCACATGCGCGAGGCCGGTGTCTTTGCCGATGGCAAGGGGCCGGACCTGACCACGCTGCTGGACCTGGTGGCGGTCGGCACCGTCGCCGACCTGGTGGTGCTGGATCCGAACAACCGGGCACTGGTCAGCGCGGGCCTGCGCCGTCTGCGCGCGGGGCAGGCCTGCGTCGGCCTGCGAGCGCTGATCGAAGCCAGCGGCCGTGATGCGGCGCGGCTGACCGCCACCGACATCGGCTTCGCGCTCGGCCCGCGCCTGAATGCCGCGGGCCGGCTGGAAGACATGGCGCTGGGCATCGCGCTGTTGCTGACCGAAGACCCGCGCCAGGCGCGGGAGATCGCGCAGACGCTGGAGCAGATCAACTCGGAACGCCGCGCGGTGCAGCAGGCGATGACCGATGACGCCGAGCAGGCGTTGACCCGCGTGGTGCTGGACATGGCCGGTCAGCGACCGGTGGCGGCCTGCCTGTTCGATGCCGACTGGCATCCAGGCGTGGTCGGCCTGGTCGCATCGAAAATGAAGGATCGCCTGCATCGCCCGGTGATCGCCTTCGCCCCGGCCGAACCCGGCGCCGACACCCTGCGCGGCTCGGCGCGCTCCATTCCCGGCCTGCACATCCGTGACGCGCTGGCGTTGGTCGATGCGCGCCATCCGGGCCTGATCGAGCGCTTCGGTGGGCATGCCATGGCGGCCGGGCTGAGCATGCGGCTGGATCACGTCGATGACTTCAAGGCCGCCTTCGTCGCCGTGGTGCTGGAGATGCTCGATCCGGCCGCATTGCAGCAGCAGGTGCTCAGTGACGGCGAACTGGCCGCCGACGAGCTGGACCATCGCCACGCCGATGCGCTGCGCCTGGCCGGGCCGTGGGGCCAGGGTTTCCCCGAGCCACTGTTCGACGGCCACTTTGAAGTGGCCAACTGGCGCGTTCTGAAGGAACGCCACCTCAAGCTGGAGCTGCGCCTGCCCGGCGTGCCCGGCACCATCAATGCCATCCATTTCGGCGGCTGGCACGGCAATGCGCCTGGCCGCCACGTGCACCTCGCCTACCGCTTGGCCTGCGACGACTACCGTGGCGGCAGCGCCATCCAGCTGATCATCGAACACTGCCTGCCCGCCTAG
- a CDS encoding VIT domain-containing protein: MVFARCCTVLLLALVAWPAGAQSPLISRPQASTPLLIAPAAEQAVRLRHARIEGEVQAGVAQTRITLEFHNPNRRVLEGELQFPLADGQQITGFALDINGEMRDAVPVAKDRGRQVFEEIARRGVDPGLLEQTAGNQFRLRVYPLPAGGSRRVQLVIREPLAFAGQGWQWTLPLQFAAGAASVELKVHAPDAATAGTAPFRISAGQLQWQGKGAQLPKQLQWNLPAARHAQVQVAPWQDGHYLLAQLPVAASSTPRTLPSEIGLLWDGSGSAGQRDRTREFALLDRYFAALGDGTVALTVLRDRAEPVRRFRIRAGNWSELRAALQAVRPDGASALAQWQSQPGVKEYLLVSDGLLTYGPEQLPAMAPDQRLFAVSSAGARTDAVRLRGWTEARGGRFVALGEDVDAAARELLSSPLDVQVDAGRGVQDVVIDRRSEAQGWLWLHARLAADGVPMRVRVGGGEWQALPATQKSNDGELLAGLWAQARLQQLAADRRGNREAMQRLSQQFGLVGPDTSLIVLETLEDYLRYAIRPSGTLRAGYDARFAVQVRDRAAADRQRLDEVAARWKERQQWWSRSWPKGVPPQAKGGALEVASADHAMESAPVAMLAAPAPAAPPAPAPMAAAAEQRMEANSARARRSAPASNKALDSITVTGGRVAAPAAANEGELGIQLAAWQPDSAIARRLRQGPASELYDRYLAERDAHADSSAFFLDVADLLLEQGQRDLALRVLSNLAEMDLDNRHLLRVLGYRLMQADAPALAVPVFEQVLAMGQEEPQSFRDLGLALAAAGKPQQALAPLYQVVVRPWDSRFDGIALIALDELTNLVARSTPRLDTTSIDPRLLQAMPLDLRVVLSWDADNSDMDLWVTDPNGERAYYGNRLTYQGGQMSQDFTGGYGPEQFSLRNAKPGKYKVEANYFGSRQQLVTGATTLMLRLTTHWGTAKQKDQMVTMRLKDRAETVLVGEFEVR, translated from the coding sequence ATGGTCTTCGCCCGTTGCTGCACCGTGTTGTTGCTGGCCCTTGTGGCCTGGCCCGCTGGCGCGCAGTCGCCGCTGATCTCCCGGCCGCAGGCCAGCACGCCGTTGCTGATTGCCCCGGCTGCCGAGCAGGCGGTCCGACTGCGACACGCCCGCATCGAAGGCGAGGTCCAGGCCGGCGTTGCCCAGACCCGGATCACCTTGGAATTCCACAACCCAAACCGTCGTGTGCTGGAGGGTGAGCTGCAGTTCCCGCTGGCTGATGGCCAGCAGATCACCGGCTTCGCGCTGGATATCAACGGCGAGATGCGTGACGCGGTGCCGGTGGCCAAGGACCGCGGCCGCCAGGTGTTCGAGGAAATCGCCCGCCGTGGTGTCGATCCGGGCCTGCTGGAACAGACCGCCGGCAACCAGTTCCGCCTGCGCGTCTACCCGCTGCCGGCCGGTGGCAGTCGGCGTGTGCAGCTGGTGATCCGCGAACCGCTGGCCTTCGCCGGCCAAGGCTGGCAGTGGACGCTGCCGCTGCAGTTCGCCGCCGGTGCAGCCTCGGTTGAACTGAAGGTGCATGCTCCCGACGCGGCCACCGCAGGTACTGCGCCATTCCGCATCAGCGCGGGCCAGCTGCAGTGGCAGGGCAAGGGTGCGCAGCTGCCGAAGCAACTCCAGTGGAACCTGCCGGCAGCCCGCCACGCACAGGTGCAGGTGGCGCCCTGGCAGGATGGGCACTACCTGTTGGCACAGCTGCCGGTGGCGGCCAGCAGTACACCCCGCACGTTGCCGAGCGAGATCGGCCTGCTGTGGGACGGCTCCGGTTCGGCGGGGCAGCGCGATCGCACACGTGAGTTCGCCCTGCTGGATCGCTATTTCGCAGCGCTGGGTGACGGCACCGTGGCCTTGACCGTGCTGCGTGATCGCGCTGAACCGGTGCGTCGCTTCCGCATCCGCGCCGGCAACTGGAGTGAGCTGCGCGCAGCACTGCAGGCGGTGCGCCCGGACGGTGCCAGCGCGCTGGCGCAGTGGCAGTCGCAGCCGGGCGTGAAGGAGTACCTGCTGGTCAGCGATGGGCTGTTGACCTACGGGCCGGAACAGCTGCCGGCGATGGCGCCGGATCAACGCCTGTTTGCGGTCAGCAGCGCCGGTGCGCGCACCGATGCCGTGCGACTGCGTGGTTGGACCGAAGCGCGTGGCGGCCGCTTCGTTGCGCTGGGCGAGGATGTTGATGCGGCGGCGCGCGAGCTGCTGTCGTCGCCGCTGGATGTGCAGGTCGATGCGGGGCGCGGCGTGCAGGACGTGGTGATCGATCGTCGCAGTGAAGCCCAGGGCTGGCTGTGGCTGCACGCACGACTGGCGGCCGACGGAGTGCCGATGCGGGTGCGCGTGGGTGGCGGCGAATGGCAGGCGCTGCCCGCCACGCAGAAGAGCAACGACGGAGAACTGCTGGCGGGCTTGTGGGCGCAGGCGCGCCTGCAGCAGCTGGCCGCCGACCGCCGTGGCAACCGCGAGGCGATGCAGCGGCTGTCGCAGCAGTTTGGCCTGGTCGGCCCGGACACCTCGCTGATCGTGCTGGAGACGTTGGAGGACTACCTGCGCTATGCGATCCGCCCTTCGGGCACGCTGCGCGCCGGGTACGACGCCAGGTTTGCAGTGCAGGTAAGAGATCGCGCCGCTGCTGATCGCCAGCGCCTGGATGAGGTGGCGGCACGCTGGAAGGAGCGCCAGCAGTGGTGGAGCCGCAGCTGGCCGAAGGGTGTGCCACCGCAGGCGAAGGGCGGGGCACTGGAAGTGGCCTCGGCGGACCATGCGATGGAATCGGCGCCGGTGGCAATGCTCGCCGCGCCGGCCCCTGCGGCACCGCCCGCCCCGGCACCGATGGCCGCCGCCGCCGAGCAGCGCATGGAAGCCAACAGCGCGCGTGCACGTCGCTCGGCGCCTGCATCGAACAAGGCCCTGGATTCAATTACGGTCACTGGTGGCCGTGTCGCTGCGCCCGCTGCCGCCAACGAGGGCGAGCTCGGTATCCAGCTGGCGGCCTGGCAGCCGGACTCGGCCATCGCCCGGCGCCTGCGCCAGGGCCCGGCGTCGGAACTGTATGACCGCTACCTGGCCGAGCGCGATGCGCATGCCGACAGCAGCGCGTTCTTCCTCGACGTGGCCGACCTGCTGCTGGAGCAGGGTCAGCGCGACCTGGCACTGCGCGTGCTGTCCAACCTGGCCGAGATGGACCTGGACAACCGCCACCTGCTGCGCGTGCTCGGTTACCGGCTGATGCAGGCTGATGCCCCCGCACTGGCGGTGCCGGTGTTCGAGCAGGTGCTGGCGATGGGCCAGGAAGAGCCGCAGAGCTTCCGCGACCTGGGCCTTGCACTGGCCGCGGCCGGCAAGCCGCAGCAGGCGCTGGCGCCGCTGTACCAGGTGGTTGTGCGGCCGTGGGACAGCCGTTTCGATGGCATCGCCCTGATCGCACTGGATGAACTGACCAACCTGGTGGCCCGCAGCACGCCCCGGCTGGATACCACCAGCATCGACCCGCGCCTGCTGCAGGCAATGCCGCTGGACCTGCGCGTGGTGCTGTCGTGGGATGCCGACAACAGCGACATGGATCTGTGGGTGACCGACCCGAACGGCGAGCGCGCGTACTACGGCAACCGCCTGACCTACCAGGGTGGGCAGATGTCGCAGGACTTCACCGGCGGCTATGGCCCCGAGCAGTTCTCCCTGCGCAACGCCAAGCCGGGCAAGTACAAGGTGGAAGCGAACTACTTCGGAAGCCGCCAGCAGCTGGTGACCGGTGCGACGACCCTGATGCTGCGCTTGACCACCCATTGGGGCACGGCCAAGCAGAAGGACCAGATGGTGACGATGCGCCTGAAGGATCGCGCCGAAACCGTGCTGGTGGGCGAGTTCGAGGTGCGTTGA